The Xylanibacillus composti region TCCTGGGAGAGTAGGACGCTGCCAGGCAACCCACGAAGCGCGACTGTTTCTCGAATGAGAGGCGGTCGCGCTTTTTGTGGTACGCACGTTTTTTGTGCTAATCGTTTATGTGCTGTTTCTTGTAGGGTTCCTTACACATTTGAACTGAAAAGCGTGCAAGAAACCGAGCAGATAACAGATCCGTACCCCATTCCGTACTCCATTATGTGTATCTGAATGCGGATGATTATGCGGTGGACGATATTGACAAACTACATATAGCAGTGATCAACATCTATAGTTCAATGGCATCTGAGGGAAAAGGCCATATACACCAGACTAAGGGGATTAGACGAGACGCAATCAACGCTTTGCACAAGCGGACATAACTTTTCTTGACAGCCTAAAACCGCTTTGCTAATATTGCACTAATATACACGGACATAGAAGGAAACGAGGAGGACTTGAGTGTGTGGGAAACCAAATTTGCCAAAGAGGGTTTGACATTTGACGATGTGTTGTTGCTGCCGGGCAGGTCGGAAGTGTTCGGCAAGGAAATCGACATTTCGACCAAGCTTGGCAAGATCAAATTGAATGTGCCTTTTGTCAGTTCTGCGATGGATACAGTCACCGAATCGAAGCTGGCGATTGCACTGGCGCGAGAAGGCGGCATAGGCATCATCCATAAGAATATGTCGATTCAGCAGCAGGCGGAAGAAGTGGATCGGGTAAAGAGATCGGAAAGCGGCGTTATTACGAACCCATTCTCCCTTACACCGGATCACCATGTTTTTGATGCAGAGGCGGTTATGGCGAAGTACCGCATTTCGGGTGTGCCAATTGTGGACGAGCATAACAAGCTGGTCGGCATTTTGACGAACCGCGATTTGAGGTTCGTTCATGACTATGCAATCAAGATTAGCGAAGTGATGACAAAGGAGAATCTGGTCACTGCGCCAGTAGGTACTACGCTGCAGCAAGCGGAGGGAATTCTGCAGCAGCATAAAATTGAGAAGCTTCCTTTGGTTGATGAGAACAATGAATTGAAGGGACTCATTACCATCAAGGATATTGAAAAGGCCATTCAGTTCCCTAATGCGGCCAAAGACGAACAAGGCCGGCTGCTTGCAGGAGCAGCGGTAGGCGTATCGAAGGACACGATGGACAGAGCGGCAGCATTGGTGGAGGCAGGCGTTGATCTGCTCGTCGTAGATTCCTCACACGGTCACCATATCAATGTATTGAATACTGTCAAGAAAATTCGCGAGGCGTATCCCGATTTGCCGATTTGTGCAGGCAACGTGGCAACCGGCGAAGGAGCAAGAGATCTTATTAAAGCGGGAGCTAGCATCATCAAGGTCGGTATAGGGCCAGGCTCAATCTGTACGACACGTGTTATCTCAGGGGTCGGCGTACCGCAAATATCTGCCGTTTATGACTGTGCTACTGTAGCGCGCGAATACGGCGTTCCGGTCATCGCTGACGGTGGCGTTAAGTATTCAGGCGACATTGTGAAGGCAATTGCCGCGGGAGCTAGCGCAGTAATGGTGGGCAGCTTGTTCGCAGGAACAGAAGAAAGTCCGGGAGAGTCCGAGATTTTCCAAGGACGCCGCTTCAAGGTATACAGAGGCATGGGTTCGCTCGGTGCAATGAAGGATGGCAGCAAGGATCGTTATTTCCAGGAAAATGAGACCAAGCTTGTTCCGGAAGGCATTGAAGGCCGGGTTCCTTACAAAGGACCACTTGCCGATATCGTCTTCCAGCTGGTCGGTGGATTGCGTTCCGGCATGGGTCTTTGCGGTACGCCGAATATCGAGTCGTTGATCAATGATGCGCAGTTCATACGCATTACGAATGCCGGTCTACGCGAAAGTCATCCTCATGATGTGCAAATTACGAAAGAGGCGCCGAACTACTCCTTATAAGTAACCGACAGACAGGCCCCTGACAAATGGGAGATCGCCTGTCTGTCTTTTTTTGCGGACGTGCCTGTGATACAATAATACGGTACTGAATAAATCCATGAGGATAGGAGAAGTGAAGGAAGTTGGCTTGGACGCGGATAAAAAAACCGGTGGTTCGACTTTGTTTGGCATCATTTTTACTTATGTATATCGGCTTTTTGTCTGTACTTGTCCCAACAGCTGAGGCAGAAGAAGCAGTTAATTTGAATCTCAATGTGGAAGCTGCTGTGTTGATTGAGGCAACGACAGGGCAAGTATTGTATCAAGTGAACAAGGATGTGCCCCGTCCGCCAGCCAGCATGGCCAAGATGATGACGGAGTACATTGTGATGGAGAGCATCAAATCCGGGAAGATTGAATGGGAGAGCCAGGTTCAGATTACCGAATACGCAGGCAGCATTGGCGGATCAGGTCAATTGCTGGCGAAAGGCGAAACCTACTCAGTCAGGGACTTGTTCCGCAACATGTCCATCTATTCAGGGAATGACGCCTCCGTAGCATTGGCAGAGTTCATCGCAGGCAGCGAGACCAACTTCGTGGAACTTATGAACCAGACGGCCCGGGAGCTTGGCATGTCGGAACAGGCGCATTTTGTCAATTCAACGGGTTTGAATAAAGAAGATTATCCGCAGGCATATGCCAATCATATTCCGAATGTGCCTGGAGAGACGCTTATGACGGCGCATGATGCGGCTTTGCTGGCACAAGCAATCGTGACCAAGCATCCAGAGGTGCTTGAATACTCCCAACAGACACGCGCTTACCAACGGGAAGGCGATGAGACATCCCCGCAGATGATCAACTGGAACAGAATGCTGGAGGGCTGGAAAGACTCCGCCTACTATGCGCAGTATGCATACGACGGACTCGATGGTCTCAAGACCGGATTCACCAACCAGGCAGGGTACTGTTTCACTGGTACGGCCGAACGCAATGGCATGCGGTTGATCAGCGTGGTAATGGGGACGGGCAGCGAGGACGAGCGGTTCCGGGAAACCCGCAAACTGCTTGATTATGGTTTCAATAACTTCGAGATGAAAACCATTATGCCAGCGAAATCGGAACTGCCTGATCTCAAAACAGTCGAAATCAAAAAAGGCAAGGAAACAGAAGTTAGTGTAGTCACTGAAACGGGCGTCACTTTCATTGTTGGGAAAGGCGAGGGAGATGACAACATTACGTTTGCTACCGAGCTTCTGCCGGAAGACGAGCGTATTGCTCCAATTGAACAGGGAGATGTACTGGGCAAACTGATTGTCACTTACAGCGGCATTACAGATGTTCAGCAGACTGTCCAATTGGTTGCGGCTGAAGATGTAGAGAAAGGAAGCTGGTTCCGCTTGTTTTTCCGAGCAATCAAGAACTTCTTCGTTGAACTGTTCGGGGGAATCAAGAATTTGTTCTAAATGAACCGTGTTGCCTATTTTAAGAGGTATGGAGTTGTGCAATGCTGAGGCATATTGTAAAATGTCTTGTTAGGAGTAAAAGCGACCAGGTGTCGCATAATGAATAGAATCGGGAGGAAATTAGGGATGCAAACGGGAACTTCAACAGTTAAACGCGGTATGGCTGAAATGCAAAAAGGCGGCGTCATCATGGACGTTATGACAGCAGAGCAGGCGAAAATTGCGGAGGCAGCAGGTGCTTCAGCAGTTATGGCCTTGGAGAAAATTCCTGCGGAGATTCGCGCCTCTGGCGGTGTAGCCAGAATGGCGGACCCGCGCGTCGTCGAAGAGGTTATGAAGGTTGTGTCGATTCCAGTCATGGCGAAGGCGCGAATTGGTCACTATGTCGAAGCGAAGATGCTGGAAGCGATGGGCGTTGACTATATCGATGAGAGTGAAGTACTAACCCCTGCTGATGAAGTGTTCCATATTAACAAGCAGGAGTTTACGGTTCCTTTTGTTTGCGGGGCGAAGGATTTGGGCGAAGCACTTCGTCGTATTGGCGAAGGCGCGTCGATGCTGCGCACGAAAGGCGAGCCGGGAACAGGCAATATCGTAGAGGCTGTTCGCCATATGCGGTTAATCCAGTCGCAAATTCGCAAGATCCAGGGCATGTCCAAGGATGAGCTGATGGCCGAAGCGAAGAATTTGGCAGCGCCGTATGATCTAATTCTTTATGTGCACGAGAATGGCAAGCTGCCTGTAGTTAATTTCGCGGCAGGTGGGGTTGCTACACCGGCTGATGCAGCGTTGATGATGCACTTGGGAGCGGACGGTGTGTTTGTCGGATCCGGAATATTCAAATCCGACAATCCGGAGAAGTTTGCAAAAGCGATCGTAGAAGCAACGACCCACTACACGGACTTTGCCCATATCGTTGAAATTTCGAAGGACTTGGGAACGCCGATGAAAGGAATTGAAATCTCCAGTCTGGATGCATCCCAGCGCATGCAGGATCGTGGCTGGTAATCGGGCATTCACACACAAAAAGAGGGAACAGACATGAAAATTGGCGTTCTGGCTCTGCAAGGGGCTGTAGCGGAGCATATTCGCATGTTGGAGAAGGCCGGAGCGGAAGGCGTTCCGGTGAAGCGTACCGAGCAGCTGAAGGACCTCCAAGGCATGATTATTCCTGGTGGAGAAAGCACAACGATCGGCAAGTTGATGCGCACGTATGGATTTATTGAGGCAATTCGTGAGTTCTCCGCGCAAGGGAAACCTGTTTTCGGCACATGTGCCGGGCTGATTGTCATTGCCAAAGACATCGAGGGACAAGAGGAAACCCATCTGGGGTTAATGGATATTAAGGTTCAGCGCAATGCATTTGGGCGTCAGCGCGAGAGCTTCGAGGCCGACTTGCCGATTCAAGGATTTAATCAATCAATCCGGGCCGTATTCATACGCGCCCCATTGATCAAAGAGGTCGGCCGCAATGTTGAGGTGCTCTGCAGTGTGAACGATGAGGTGGTGGCTGCTAGAGAGGGCCATTTGTTGGCATGCTCCTTCCATCCAGAGTTGACGGATGACAGCAGCTTGCATGAGTACTTTTTGAAGATGGTTGGAGAAGCAACTGGCCAAGCTTGACTTATTCAAGTTACGTCGGCATTAGGAGGGTTTTCAGGATGTTGGACATCAAAAGGCTGCGCACCGATATCGCCACCGTAGAACAAGCTCTCGCGAACCGGGGTGGATCAGCGGCGGAATTAGGGAATTTCACGGAGCTGGATGTTAAGCGGCGCGAGCTGCTGCAAGAGAGCGAACAACTGAAGAACCGGCGCAATACCGTGTCCCAAGAAGTCGCTAAAATGAAGAAATCCGGTGAAAATGCCGACGACTTGATCCTCGAGATGCGGCAAGTGTCTGATCGTATCAAAGGATTGGATGAAGAAATCCGCGCCATAGAAGAGCAGCTTCAGGGGATCTTGCTCACAATCCCGAATATTCCCCATGAGAGTGTACCGATTGGCGCATCGGAGGAAGATAATGTAGAGCTGCGTCAATGGGGGACGCTTCCTGAATGGAATTTTGAGCCGAGGGCCCATTGGGATCTGGCGGAGCAACTGGGCATCTTGGATTTTGAAGCAGCTGCGAAAGTGGCAGGTTCCCGGTTTGTGTTTTATCGCGGGCTGGGTGCAAGGCTTGAGCGGGCGTTGATTAATTTCATGATGGACTTGCATAGCAGCGAGCATGGTTTCGAAGAAATGCTGCCTCCGTATATGGTGAACCGGGACAGCATGACAGGTACTGGCCAGCTTCCGAAATTTGAGGAGGATGCCTTCAAGCTGACGGATACGGACTATTTCCTCGTGCCGACAGCAGAGGTGCCGGTGACCAACTATCACCGGGACGACATTTTGTCTCTTGGGGATCTGCCCAAATATTTTGTTGCATACAGTGCTTGCTTTCGTTCGGAAGCAGGCTCGGCAGGAAGAGATACACGCGGCTTAATCCGCCAGCATCAGTTCAATAAGGTAGAGCTTGTCAAGCTTGTGGCGCCGGAGCATTCGTACGAAGAACTGGAGAAGCTGACCGGCAATGCGGAACGAGTCCTGCAGCTGCTCGATTTGCCGTATCGGATCATGACGCTGTGTACAGGCGACTTGGGCTTTACGTCTGCCAAGACATACGATCTGGAAGTATGGCTGCCCAGCGCCAAGATGTACCGTGAGATTTCCTCGTGCAGCAATTTTGAAGATTTTCAAGCACGGCGGGCGAATATTCGCTTCCGCAGAGAAGCTTCCGGCAAGCCTGAATTTGTACACACCTTGAACGGTTCCGGTTTGGCCGTGGGGAGAACTGTTGCAGCGATTTTGGAGAACTATCAGCAAGAGGACGGCTCAGTCGTCATTCCAGAAGCGCTTCGCCCTTATATGGGCGGTGTGGAAGCAATTACGCCCAAGTCCAGCAAATAGACATTGCACATGAGGCGTTCGTTATGGTAAAATGCTTCTTGCATGTTGATAAAGGCTGCTTATGCAGCCTTCATATGGAGAGGTGGTCGAGTGGTTGAAGGCTCTGGTCTTGAAAACCAGCGAAGGGGTAACTCTTCCGTGGGTTCGAATCCCACCCTCTCCGCCAGTTACATAAAAAGTGCCACCCTTGGGGTGGCTTTTTTTGTGCGGGGAGGTTTAAGGGATCGAACCCACGGAAGACGTGGGGGCGTCGGAGCATGGGCATCTTTGAATGAGCATCGCAGTCTCGAAGGGACAAGCGCGCCGAAAGGTGCGTACCCGAAGAGTATCCCACCCTCTCCGCCAGTTACATAAAAAGTGCCACCCTTGGGGTGGCTTTTTTTGTGCGGGGAGGTTTAAGGGATCGAACCCACGCAATGGAGGAGGAAGGCGCAGGTACGAGTCAGACGACAGCTGTTTCCTGAGTTGACAAAGAACAAGAACAAAGATTATACTATAGACGTCCATAGAGGTATATAAACTATATAGGAAGTATTTAATGAAAAGAAAGGGTTGAAAAATCATGAAAACGTACACTCCGCAAGAAGTGGCAAAGAAAATCCAGCACACGCTCGTCACGCCAGACGCTTCAGAGAAGGATATTGCCAAAGTGGTCGAGGAATGCTTAACGTATCAGTTTGACGGGGCAATGGTGCAGCCTTGCTGGATCCCTTTTGTGAAGAAGAAGTTGGAAGGAAGCGGCGTTAAAGTTTGCACGGCACTTGGTTTTCCGATGGGCGGCATGATGACCTCGTCCAAAGTGGCTGAGGTGGTTGAAGTGTTCGATGCAGGTGCGGACGAAATCGACTTTATGCCGAATTACGGATGGTTTAAAAGCGGCAAGGAAGCGGAGTTTCAAGCCGAAATTGCTGCTGTCGTACAAGCGGCGAAGGGAAAAACGGTAAAAATAATGCTGGAATTCGGCATGTTAAACCGCGAAGAGAAAATCCGTGCTGCCACGCTGGCTAAGGAAGCAGGAGTAACTTACTTGAAGAATTCAAGCGGCTGGGGGCAGGGCGGCCACGCTACGGTCGAGGACATTGCGCTGCTTAAGGAAATTGCCAATGGAGAAGTCGGCGTGAAGGCCTCGGGCGGCATACGCAATTTCGACGCGGCTGTGAAGATTCTAAATGCAGGTGCGGAGCTAATCGGCACAAGCGGAAGTGTGAAAATTGTGACGGGAGAGGGAGAAGAGAGCAGTATTTATTAACCAGATTAATAATTGTACAGCCCCTCATTTTATAAGGAAGTGAAGATTGGCAAATCCAGCTAACTATGCTATACTTGCTACGCAAGTGCTGTAAAGGTATAGTGATATATATATACGTATAAAAGGTGAAACTCATGAAGGAATCGATTATTAATAAAACAGGGCCGGAGCCGATCTATGTACAAGTACAGAATTGGATGAGGGGAAACATCAGCTCAGGAATATGGAAAGCTAATGAGAAAATTCCTTCAGAATCCGACTTGGCCGATAAATTGCAAATCAGCAGAGGGTCCTTGAAACAAGCGATCAAGCAGCTGGTCGATGAAGGCGTTCTCTTGCAAATTCACGGCAAAGGAACCTTTGTCAAGGGCAAGCAGCTGGAATCGCCGGTAGCCGAGCGGCTCATATCTACTGCGGAATCATTGCTGGAGTCAGGGAATGAATTTACTACCCATGTTGTCAGTGTGGAGCGTGTGGCGGCATCCCAGGTTGTAGCAGAAGTGTTGAATATGCAAGAGGGGAATCAGGTATATAGGCTCCAGCGTATTCGTTATCTGGAGGAAATCCCTGTTATGTACTTGGAGAACTATTTGTCCTGCGAACGGTTTCCGGATCTGGATAGGGTCGATTTTGAAAGCGAGACGCTGTTTTCGATTATGGAACAACAATACAATAGCAAGATCCATTGGGGAAAACGTTCCTTCGTAGCGGAAGGGGCAACAAAAAGCAAGGCGGAGCTCCTGCAGATCGAAAAGGGGACGCCTATCATTTTGCTCGAGCAGGTGACCTATTCCGATCAGAGCGAGCCCCTAGAATATTCCAAGGTATGGATACGTAGCGATCAGATGAAGTTGACCTCCATCTTGCGCAGAACGTAAGCAGTCCTGGCTCGCCCGTGAGGGCGGACCAGGCTATTTTTTTATCCCCTTCCAAAGCTGCTCGGCGTAACGCTTCATTTGCAATGCGGATTGCCAGCGGTCAGAGGTCTCCACGAAAGCGCCGCTGCGATGTTGGGTAATGGCATAGTCCGGCGGACCGAATTCGCAAACAAATGGCAGGAAGGAGCCGGGTGAGGCAGATTCAAGCCAATGCCGCATGCCTTGCTCCCACCAGCGAGTAAAATGATTCAGCATAGGGTGCCGCAGGGCCTCGTTCATGTCCAGCTGGATTTGTTGGCCATTCGAGATTCTGCCATGAATGCTGGCGGTCTGGCGCAGCAGCGGCTCAAAGTAAGGGTCAATGTCCGCAACGTTGCGATGAATCTCACCAGCCAAAACATAATGTGAAAAATCTATAGTTAGCTGCAATTGCGGCAATTGGTTCACGTACGCAATAGTGCGGAGCAAGTCTTGTGTAATGCGGCCGCGATGCGTCTCGACAAAGAACGGAATGCCGGCAGTGTCGGCTTGTTCGACAATCTGTGTCAGCAGGGAGATTGCCTGTTCGCCGGTTACAAAAGAAGTAGACACCTGCGCGTTGATATAGTCCACGCCGAAATCAACGGCACGAGCCAAGTAATCCTTGGCCTCCTCCGGGTTATGGATGAACGCTTCGATCCCAAACCGCAGCTGGTATGCATCAAGCTTCTGTCTCCAAGCAGTTCGTTCCTCCGCAGAAGGGAGTCTGCCCAGTATGCCTTGGAAGCCTGCAGCATGGATGCGCTCGATCTTCTCCTCAAACGACCATTCCCCCTTCTCGTCGCCCACTTGTCTCATGGCCCACCAAGACTGATGAACTTCCATTTCCTTCATTTTATCTCCTCCAAAATACGTATATAGAGGTATATTATCAATCATAAACATATAAATCAATGACACGGATCAAAAATATGCGAAATAGGATTGACAAATAGCCACGACGAAATTATTATACATATGAGACGTATATAAAGGTATATAAACAACATGGTAATACTATAATTATCATGATTATAATTGTTAGGAGTGATCGACATCATGACGGAAACGCATTACTTAACCGGTAACGCCAGGGGCACCTTTATGCGGCAAGACACGGCCGTGATGCTGAAGCGGTTTTATTTGATCGAGCAGGCAAGCATTATCGGGCAGGCAGGATGGCTGCCGGCAATTCCATATTTCGAAATGAAAACGCTTATTCCCAAAATGCTCTGGGAAGATGCCATGACTGCTGATATGCTGCGCAAGCGGGTCATTGAACTGCGCTTCCCGAGCCGCATGCTGGAAGTCGGCACAGACCAGCCGCTTGTAGACTATATTCGTTCGTGCTATCTGGCACCGAACGCCATTGCCTTCATGATGGTAATGTCCAGATTAATCAAGCCCGCTCTGCGCTCCGCCTATCAAACCTACTTGAATGTGGCGGACGAGATCGGGGACGGACCTACTTATCGCTTCCTTCGCGTGGCAATAGAAGAGAAAACTCGGCATATCGACATCCTGGAGAAATTCCTGGCTTCCGTCATAGGCGATGTGCCGCAGGAGGAAGTGGAAAAAGCGGACGCCTGGATCAAGCAACAGGATCTCTGGCTGCAGAAAGTCGGGGGATTCGGACTGGATGCTCCGAATGCGATTGCCATTGAGCCTCTGACCGGCAAGTACGAGCCGGCGGAAGTTCCGGCAAGAGAAGACAGCTTTCGGAAGGTTCGCTTCTATTGGCCGGATATCGTAGATCCTGCATTCCCGTACGGTACTGGCATGCAGCTTCAGCTACGAAGCGCAGTCAGTCACTTTAACGAAGTGTGGGCGGTAGAGACAGGAGGCTTTATCTTGTACAGCTTCGCAGAAGAGCTGGGATGGTCGTTTGTGTTTGACGCTGCCCGGTGGGTATATGACGAAAGCCGGCATGTACGGATGGGCTATGATCGTCTGGTCTCATGGGGATATGAGGATGACGAGCTGCCATTGGGCACTTACATTTATGATTCATCCAAGGGACACGATCCTATCTATCGCTTGGGCATGCTGTTTTATTTCGAATCGAAAAACATCGGCAAGAAAATCGACCGAATTAAAAATTTCGAACGGATGCAGGATCGCATGAGTCAGCATGATATGGATTTCGACTGGGCGGACGAGACCATTCATACGGGCTATGGCAAAACGTGGTTGTCGCAAGTGCTGAAAAACAGAGGCCAGGACCCCGATGATTACAGTCATGTCAAAGACGAATGCGAGCGTCTTGTAAGACGTGTAGTGGAATCTGTCTCCGAAGAGGAGATTGAGGAAATCAAGCAGATTGCCAACCACATGATCACCAAACAATCTCAATAATAGACGATACATCAGGGCAAGGGGGATCGACCAATGGGCAGTAGAGCACGCGTAACGGTAATAGGAAGCTACAATGTAGGTCTCGTTGTGAATGCAGAACGATTGCCTGCATGGGGGGAGACCCTGTTTGGCAACGGATTTTGCGAGAGTCCGGGAGGCAAGGGGTCGAATCAGGCAGTAGCCGCGTCGAGGCTTGGCGGAGAAGTAAGATTTATTGGAAGCGTCGGTACGGATCGGTATGGCGATGACGCCATCAGCATGCTGAAGAAAGAGCAAATCGATCTGACGTATCTGAAAAGAACAGGTGCATCCATGACAGGAGTAGGGTTTGTTTTTTTGAACAAGGAAGGCGACAACTGCATCGTTGTGGATCCCGGCGCCAATCTTGAACTCATGCCCGAAGATATTGATAACGCGGCGGAAGCAATCGAACAGTCGGATGTCATCTTGTTTCAGCTCGAATCCAGTCTGGATACTGTCCGGTATGGACTGAAAACCGCCCGGGAAAAAGGAAAGGTGACCATCCTGAACCCGGCGCCTGCCCAAAAAAGATTGGACGATTTGCTGCCTTACGCAACATACGTGACTCCGAACGAGACAGAGTTAAAGATTATGAGCGGACTGCCGCCAGAGCAGAGGCTCACCGATGATGATTGCATTCAGCTCGGGCGCAGCATTATTTCGAAAGGACCGGAAGCTGTTATTGTGACAATGGGCGAGCGTGGAGCGCTGGTCATTCTTGAAGAAACTTCCTATCTGCTGCCTTCCGTTCCGGTTGCTGCGGTGGATACAACAGGCGCCGGAGATTCGTTCAATGCCGCACTGGCTGTTTCGCTGGCGGAAGGCAAGCCGTTGCAAGAGGCAGCTGCGTATGCTTGTGCGGTTGGCGCGTATACGGTAACTGGCAAAGAGGTTATTCCGGCTCTGCCTACAAGGGAGCAGGTGGAGTTATTTCTTGCTGAGCGCAAGGAGATGTCCCATGAGCGAAGCTGAATTGTTGAGGATGGATGATATTTGCAAGTCGTTCGGCCCTAATGTCATCCTCAAAGATGTCCATTTCACACTTCTGTCCGGGCAAGTACATGCGCTGCTGGGGGCGAACGGCGCGGGGAAGTCTACGCTGATGAAGATCATATCCGGCGTATATACTCTGGATTCGGGATCGGTGACCGTTCAGGGCAAGCAGGTTAGCATTCAGTCGCCTGCGGATGCGAAGCGGCACGGCATCAGCATTATTCACCAGGAGCTCAGCCTCGTGCCCGAGATGACGGTAGCTGAAAATATTTATCTGGGCAAAGAAGCCAGCGCCAATGCTGCGGGCATGTTTTTCTCTAAGGGCAGGCTGGAAGCATGCACAGAAAAGCTTCTGGGGAAGTACGGAATTCCGCTTGATCCGCGGGCAAGGGTACGTGACTTGTCGATTGGACACCAACAGCTGGTGGAGATCATGAAAGCGGTGTCAGATGAATCAAACATACTTATTATGGACGAGCCCACAGCGACATTGACAACAGGCGAGACCGAA contains the following coding sequences:
- the guaB gene encoding IMP dehydrogenase, giving the protein MWETKFAKEGLTFDDVLLLPGRSEVFGKEIDISTKLGKIKLNVPFVSSAMDTVTESKLAIALAREGGIGIIHKNMSIQQQAEEVDRVKRSESGVITNPFSLTPDHHVFDAEAVMAKYRISGVPIVDEHNKLVGILTNRDLRFVHDYAIKISEVMTKENLVTAPVGTTLQQAEGILQQHKIEKLPLVDENNELKGLITIKDIEKAIQFPNAAKDEQGRLLAGAAVGVSKDTMDRAAALVEAGVDLLVVDSSHGHHINVLNTVKKIREAYPDLPICAGNVATGEGARDLIKAGASIIKVGIGPGSICTTRVISGVGVPQISAVYDCATVAREYGVPVIADGGVKYSGDIVKAIAAGASAVMVGSLFAGTEESPGESEIFQGRRFKVYRGMGSLGAMKDGSKDRYFQENETKLVPEGIEGRVPYKGPLADIVFQLVGGLRSGMGLCGTPNIESLINDAQFIRITNAGLRESHPHDVQITKEAPNYSL
- a CDS encoding D-alanyl-D-alanine carboxypeptidase family protein codes for the protein MASFLLMYIGFLSVLVPTAEAEEAVNLNLNVEAAVLIEATTGQVLYQVNKDVPRPPASMAKMMTEYIVMESIKSGKIEWESQVQITEYAGSIGGSGQLLAKGETYSVRDLFRNMSIYSGNDASVALAEFIAGSETNFVELMNQTARELGMSEQAHFVNSTGLNKEDYPQAYANHIPNVPGETLMTAHDAALLAQAIVTKHPEVLEYSQQTRAYQREGDETSPQMINWNRMLEGWKDSAYYAQYAYDGLDGLKTGFTNQAGYCFTGTAERNGMRLISVVMGTGSEDERFRETRKLLDYGFNNFEMKTIMPAKSELPDLKTVEIKKGKETEVSVVTETGVTFIVGKGEGDDNITFATELLPEDERIAPIEQGDVLGKLIVTYSGITDVQQTVQLVAAEDVEKGSWFRLFFRAIKNFFVELFGGIKNLF
- the pdxS gene encoding pyridoxal 5'-phosphate synthase lyase subunit PdxS, translated to MQTGTSTVKRGMAEMQKGGVIMDVMTAEQAKIAEAAGASAVMALEKIPAEIRASGGVARMADPRVVEEVMKVVSIPVMAKARIGHYVEAKMLEAMGVDYIDESEVLTPADEVFHINKQEFTVPFVCGAKDLGEALRRIGEGASMLRTKGEPGTGNIVEAVRHMRLIQSQIRKIQGMSKDELMAEAKNLAAPYDLILYVHENGKLPVVNFAAGGVATPADAALMMHLGADGVFVGSGIFKSDNPEKFAKAIVEATTHYTDFAHIVEISKDLGTPMKGIEISSLDASQRMQDRGW
- the pdxT gene encoding pyridoxal 5'-phosphate synthase glutaminase subunit PdxT; protein product: MKIGVLALQGAVAEHIRMLEKAGAEGVPVKRTEQLKDLQGMIIPGGESTTIGKLMRTYGFIEAIREFSAQGKPVFGTCAGLIVIAKDIEGQEETHLGLMDIKVQRNAFGRQRESFEADLPIQGFNQSIRAVFIRAPLIKEVGRNVEVLCSVNDEVVAAREGHLLACSFHPELTDDSSLHEYFLKMVGEATGQA
- the serS gene encoding serine--tRNA ligase; the protein is MLDIKRLRTDIATVEQALANRGGSAAELGNFTELDVKRRELLQESEQLKNRRNTVSQEVAKMKKSGENADDLILEMRQVSDRIKGLDEEIRAIEEQLQGILLTIPNIPHESVPIGASEEDNVELRQWGTLPEWNFEPRAHWDLAEQLGILDFEAAAKVAGSRFVFYRGLGARLERALINFMMDLHSSEHGFEEMLPPYMVNRDSMTGTGQLPKFEEDAFKLTDTDYFLVPTAEVPVTNYHRDDILSLGDLPKYFVAYSACFRSEAGSAGRDTRGLIRQHQFNKVELVKLVAPEHSYEELEKLTGNAERVLQLLDLPYRIMTLCTGDLGFTSAKTYDLEVWLPSAKMYREISSCSNFEDFQARRANIRFRREASGKPEFVHTLNGSGLAVGRTVAAILENYQQEDGSVVIPEALRPYMGGVEAITPKSSK
- the deoC gene encoding deoxyribose-phosphate aldolase, coding for MKTYTPQEVAKKIQHTLVTPDASEKDIAKVVEECLTYQFDGAMVQPCWIPFVKKKLEGSGVKVCTALGFPMGGMMTSSKVAEVVEVFDAGADEIDFMPNYGWFKSGKEAEFQAEIAAVVQAAKGKTVKIMLEFGMLNREEKIRAATLAKEAGVTYLKNSSGWGQGGHATVEDIALLKEIANGEVGVKASGGIRNFDAAVKILNAGAELIGTSGSVKIVTGEGEESSIY
- a CDS encoding GntR family transcriptional regulator; the protein is MKESIINKTGPEPIYVQVQNWMRGNISSGIWKANEKIPSESDLADKLQISRGSLKQAIKQLVDEGVLLQIHGKGTFVKGKQLESPVAERLISTAESLLESGNEFTTHVVSVERVAASQVVAEVLNMQEGNQVYRLQRIRYLEEIPVMYLENYLSCERFPDLDRVDFESETLFSIMEQQYNSKIHWGKRSFVAEGATKSKAELLQIEKGTPIILLEQVTYSDQSEPLEYSKVWIRSDQMKLTSILRRT
- a CDS encoding sugar phosphate isomerase/epimerase family protein, which gives rise to MKEMEVHQSWWAMRQVGDEKGEWSFEEKIERIHAAGFQGILGRLPSAEERTAWRQKLDAYQLRFGIEAFIHNPEEAKDYLARAVDFGVDYINAQVSTSFVTGEQAISLLTQIVEQADTAGIPFFVETHRGRITQDLLRTIAYVNQLPQLQLTIDFSHYVLAGEIHRNVADIDPYFEPLLRQTASIHGRISNGQQIQLDMNEALRHPMLNHFTRWWEQGMRHWLESASPGSFLPFVCEFGPPDYAITQHRSGAFVETSDRWQSALQMKRYAEQLWKGIKK
- a CDS encoding DUF455 family protein, whose product is MTETHYLTGNARGTFMRQDTAVMLKRFYLIEQASIIGQAGWLPAIPYFEMKTLIPKMLWEDAMTADMLRKRVIELRFPSRMLEVGTDQPLVDYIRSCYLAPNAIAFMMVMSRLIKPALRSAYQTYLNVADEIGDGPTYRFLRVAIEEKTRHIDILEKFLASVIGDVPQEEVEKADAWIKQQDLWLQKVGGFGLDAPNAIAIEPLTGKYEPAEVPAREDSFRKVRFYWPDIVDPAFPYGTGMQLQLRSAVSHFNEVWAVETGGFILYSFAEELGWSFVFDAARWVYDESRHVRMGYDRLVSWGYEDDELPLGTYIYDSSKGHDPIYRLGMLFYFESKNIGKKIDRIKNFERMQDRMSQHDMDFDWADETIHTGYGKTWLSQVLKNRGQDPDDYSHVKDECERLVRRVVESVSEEEIEEIKQIANHMITKQSQ